Within Thermococcus celer Vu 13 = JCM 8558, the genomic segment TCCCTTACCAGAAGCCACTTGGCGGTGTCCTCCGCGGCGTCTGCGACCTTGTCCTGCATGTGGAGGTAGATGAGCACGTCCTCCCTCGCGACGGCCATCATGAGCCTCGAGCTGAGGGAATCCCTTATCTCCTCCTTTATCCTATCTGCGACGTCCTCGAGGCGGTCCACCTCAACCGCGAGCTTCCCCATCTCCCCGTAGTCACCCTCGTACCAGAGCCTGAGGGCCCTCTCAAGGGTCTCAACGGTGTTCAAGACCACCTCGGAATGCTTTATGAGGGGCTTGAACGGGCTTTTCGCGAAGAGCTTCGTCCACACCTGCATGCCATCACCCCATTATCATGAGGAACTTGAATATGGCCGCGCTTATCAAACCCGCGACCGGAACCGTAACGAACCAGGAGATTACTATGTCCCTAACGACCTCTTTGTTTATTGCCTTTACTCCCCTTGCAAGGCCTATGCCAATGACCGCTCCGACCACCGTGTGAGTCGTCGAGATCGGCAGGCCCATCCAGCTGGCGACGAGGACAACTGTCGCCGCCGAGAAATCGATGGTGAACCCACGCGTGTTGGTCAGCTCGGTTATCCTCTTTCCGACGGTCTCCATGACCCTGTATCCGTACGTTGCGACGCCAATCGCTATTCCCAGACCGCCGAGGGCGAGAATCCACCTCGGAACCGGAACCTTCATCCCGCTCAGTCCCATCGTTGCCACCGCGTAGACCGCAGCAACCGGGCCTATGGCGTTGGCGACGTCGTTGGCGCCGTGAGCTAAGGCCACGTAGCCCGAGGTAACGACCTGGACCTTTCGGAATATGGACTCAACGCCGATGAAGGGGTCGCTGCTCGGGAAGCGGAGCCTCAGGAGGAAGTAGGTTACGAAGAACACCACCAGGCCTGTGGGGATGCCGTACGTCATAACGCCTGTTCTGAGGCTCTTTCCGTGGAGAACCTTTATGTAGAACATGGTTCCTATGACCACGAAGGCCAGCCCTATCCAGAAGGGGGACCAGAGCCGGGCGCTCCTCACTGGGTCTCTCCTCTCGAAGATGCTCTTGGTTAAAGCCTTGAACACGAAGTAGGCCATTATGGCGCCGACTATCGGCGAGAGAATCCAGCTGAGGACCACCTGCGTCATCTTACCCCAGTTGACTATGGCGGTTCCGGCGTAGACCATTCCGTAGCCCGCTATTCCGCCCACGATGGAATGTGTGGTCGAGACCGGCAGGCCGAACTTCGTGGCGATTATCAGCCATATCGTGGCCGCGAGCAGGGCCGCTACCGAGCCGTAGACGAGAACGTTCGGGTCCTTTATCATGGTCGGGTCGAGGATGCCCTTCCTTATCGTCTCGGTGACGCTCTTTCCGAAGAAGTACGCACCCGTGAACTCAAGGAGGCCGGCTATCACGACGGCCTGCTTCGGTGTTATCGCCCTCGCTCCAACGGCGGTGCTCATGGAATTCGCCGCGTCGTTCGCACCTATCGCCCATGCCATAGCAAATCCAAGGATTATCGTAATGAGGAGCCACATCTCCATGGTACCACCGAACGGGCCTAAATTTGGCTATATAAATATTTTATCGCAATAGAATATAGCCAACTACCGTGAGCTATATAGCCATAAATAGAATAGAGGGAAATCGGGAAAGTCAGGGTTCGACCTTGATGGGTTCCACGGTTACGCTCCCTGAAGAACCCATGCCGAGCCTGACGTAGTGGTAGAAGCCGCCCTCGTCGGGCCTGGCGTAGAGTGGCGCCCCACCCCCGCCGGTGACTATGAGGTGAACGCCGTCCACCGTCCCGTTCCAGAATATGTGGATGTGGCTGAAGATCCCGAAGGCGTTGTACTCCTTCATGAGCTCGAGGAGCCTCTTGCCGTCCCTGGAGTTCATGCTGTGGTCTCCGTTCGGCCTCGGATCGACAGGTGGGGTGTGCATTATTATAACCGGCCTCTTTCCAGTTGCCTTTGCCCTCTCAAGCTGGTCCTTGAGCCAGCTCCACTGCCCGTCGCTCAGCCCGTAGTCGTGCTCCACGTTGTCCATGAAGATGTAGTAGTAATCCCCGAGGGCGAATGAGTAGTCCATCGGGCCGAAGAACCTGTGGTAGACGTTTATGCCCTCACCGCGGTACTCGTGGTTTCCGACGGAGATGAAGATCGGCTTGTCCCACTTCCATTCCTTCAACAACTCGCTCCACTCATCGACCCTTCCCGAGTAAACGAGATCCCCGCCGTCTATTACGAAGACACCCTTATCGGCGTTTATGGCGTCCCTGATCTTTAAGAACACGGGCGGGACCTCTTTACCACCGTCGGGCCTGTGGTCGCCTAAGGCGAGGACCGTGTAGTCCCCAACGTCCTTCGGGGTTACGCCGAATGAGGACTTAGAGGTCGTGAGCCTGACCCATGTATCCCCGGTTTCGGCCCCGGCTGGAAGGTTCAGCACCGAGGGGTTGGTGTTCTCGATGACGTAGGTGAGCGTGGCCCCGTTGGGGTTCTTAATCTCAACGCTCACGTTGAAGCCGAGGGCGTGGATGTAAACCGTGGAACCGTTGACGAGCCTGATGAACCCGCCCTTAACCGTGACGTTCTCGCCGTCGACGACGCGCCAGTAGTAAACGAAGGGTTCAAGGGTTTTAAATGAGGCCAGATACCAGTCCTCGCCCTTATCCTGGATTCCGTTCCAGTTGTTGTCCCCTATGACCTTGATGAGAACACCCTCGAACTCGCCGCTCCTGACGACGTCGTCGACCTTTACCTTTTTGCCCTTCTTCAGCTCCATCGCGTACTCGAGAGCGGCGCCGACACCGGCCCTTCCCGTCCCCGTGAAGACGAGGTAGGCCTTCCCGCCCTCGTTGAACGCCGCGAAGACGCCCTTATCCTCTCCAACGAACTTGAGGCCGAGCTTGTAGGCTATGTAGCCGAAGTAGTCGTTGACCGTTATGAGGATGGGCTTCCCCCTGAGGATCGGCCGGGCGTCCTTCGGCGAGAGTATCGCTATCCCGCCGTCGTACTGGCTCGCGGGGAGGACCCTGGCGTTCGGGAAGTAGTGCTTCGCGAGGTCTTCGTACCCTTCGCTTGCATAGACCGTGGAAGCGTTTGCCAGCCTGTACCAGTTCGAGAGAACCTCTCCATTCCCGTACGCGCTGAAGTCGATGCCGCCGGATTTGGTCGGGGTTCCAGTGGCCGAGGGAGACGTCGAAGCCGTTTTCCCGCCTGAACCCACGCACCCTGCCGCCAGGACGATAAGCACCAGCAGGAACAGAGAGATAGCTTTCTTCTTCATGCCGTTCACCGGATGTGGGTCGGTTGAAATTCTTAAATTCCTTTTGGGCCACACGACTCGGCAGGTTTAAATAACTCTACGCCGAAAGTCCTTCGGTGATACCATGTTCGTCGGGCACTACAAGGACGTTCCCGAGAAGGACACGGGTTTTGAGGGCGTCACCATAAGGTGGCTCGTCTCCCCGAGGCTCGGGGCGAAGAACTACGCGATGCGCTACTTCGTTCTCAGGGAGGGCGCGGAGATACCCATCCACCACCACGACTGGGAACACGAGATATTCATCGTAAAGGGCGAGGGGATAATAACCAACGGGGAGGAGGAACACCACGTCAAAGCTGGTAACTTCCTCTACGTCCCGCCCAACGAGCCCCACGGCTACAAGGCCCTGAGCGAGACCTTCGAGTTCCTCTGCATAATCCCGGCGAAGAAGGAGGCGATCCCGGAGGAGGAGTGGGCCTAACGGCGTTTGTGATGGTGGACTTTTATTTTCTTTCTCCTGCGGGTTATGAGATCGGCTTTTCTTGACTTCAGGCGTATCGGCTCTTCCTCGAGCAGAAGCCACGCCAGTTCGTAGGCGAGGGAGGCTATGACCAGCAGAAAGAGGCCCAGGACTATCAGGGGGGTGTAGTGCCAGACGACGCCGGCTTTTGGAATGACGAGGAGGGGTTCGCCGATGGCCTGATCGGGATAGACCCGCCACGGATCGGTGTAGTTCCGGTTGTCCCCTTTCGTAACGTAGTAGATCCTCCCGTCCGGGTCGGTTTTCACCTCAACGACCCTGTGGAGGATGCGGTACGTGGAGTTCCCAATCTCGACGCGGAATAGAAGGACGTCCCCAACCCGGATATCATCGCGGGAAACCGGCTTGGTTATCACGAGGTCGTTGGGGTTTATGTGGGGTTCCATGGAGTCGGTCAGGATAACGACGTACTGAAAGCCGAAGACGAACCTGAGGACGACTATCAGGACGACGAGGGAGAAGAAAAGGTACGTCAAAATGGAAAGGATGTCACGGCGCCTGGCATTCATTCAGGGCCTCCCACCGGATTAGCCACCCTGGTAGACCACGTAAACTGTGTCAAAGCTACCGAGGTCAACCGGTGAGCTAAAGGT encodes:
- a CDS encoding inorganic phosphate transporter; protein product: MEMWLLITIILGFAMAWAIGANDAANSMSTAVGARAITPKQAVVIAGLLEFTGAYFFGKSVTETIRKGILDPTMIKDPNVLVYGSVAALLAATIWLIIATKFGLPVSTTHSIVGGIAGYGMVYAGTAIVNWGKMTQVVLSWILSPIVGAIMAYFVFKALTKSIFERRDPVRSARLWSPFWIGLAFVVIGTMFYIKVLHGKSLRTGVMTYGIPTGLVVFFVTYFLLRLRFPSSDPFIGVESIFRKVQVVTSGYVALAHGANDVANAIGPVAAVYAVATMGLSGMKVPVPRWILALGGLGIAIGVATYGYRVMETVGKRITELTNTRGFTIDFSAATVVLVASWMGLPISTTHTVVGAVIGIGLARGVKAINKEVVRDIVISWFVTVPVAGLISAAIFKFLMIMG
- a CDS encoding metallophosphoesterase family protein, with product MKKKAISLFLLVLIVLAAGCVGSGGKTASTSPSATGTPTKSGGIDFSAYGNGEVLSNWYRLANASTVYASEGYEDLAKHYFPNARVLPASQYDGGIAILSPKDARPILRGKPILITVNDYFGYIAYKLGLKFVGEDKGVFAAFNEGGKAYLVFTGTGRAGVGAALEYAMELKKGKKVKVDDVVRSGEFEGVLIKVIGDNNWNGIQDKGEDWYLASFKTLEPFVYYWRVVDGENVTVKGGFIRLVNGSTVYIHALGFNVSVEIKNPNGATLTYVIENTNPSVLNLPAGAETGDTWVRLTTSKSSFGVTPKDVGDYTVLALGDHRPDGGKEVPPVFLKIRDAINADKGVFVIDGGDLVYSGRVDEWSELLKEWKWDKPIFISVGNHEYRGEGINVYHRFFGPMDYSFALGDYYYIFMDNVEHDYGLSDGQWSWLKDQLERAKATGKRPVIIMHTPPVDPRPNGDHSMNSRDGKRLLELMKEYNAFGIFSHIHIFWNGTVDGVHLIVTGGGGAPLYARPDEGGFYHYVRLGMGSSGSVTVEPIKVEP
- a CDS encoding cupin domain-containing protein → MFVGHYKDVPEKDTGFEGVTIRWLVSPRLGAKNYAMRYFVLREGAEIPIHHHDWEHEIFIVKGEGIITNGEEEHHVKAGNFLYVPPNEPHGYKALSETFEFLCIIPAKKEAIPEEEWA
- a CDS encoding signal peptidase I, giving the protein MNARRRDILSILTYLFFSLVVLIVVLRFVFGFQYVVILTDSMEPHINPNDLVITKPVSRDDIRVGDVLLFRVEIGNSTYRILHRVVEVKTDPDGRIYYVTKGDNRNYTDPWRVYPDQAIGEPLLVIPKAGVVWHYTPLIVLGLFLLVIASLAYELAWLLLEEEPIRLKSRKADLITRRRKKIKVHHHKRR